One stretch of Gavia stellata isolate bGavSte3 chromosome 25, bGavSte3.hap2, whole genome shotgun sequence DNA includes these proteins:
- the NSUN5 gene encoding 28S rRNA (cytosine-C(5))-methyltransferase isoform X1, whose product MALYSAAAAVLTGLERGDGGIKTLVYNSSFPHVRQLYALVSETLRYSPVLEKLLAGAALLQAEKKLPPQLAKVLVYDLLFGKGLKCGGRWKALARRHRARLEAELARLKVQQKVSRNEDLLAPAQAVSPGASQVPRYVRVNTLKTCVDNVIDFFKRQGYSFLGKAASVEELRALSGKKFLLDLHLPELLVFPPQTDFHDNLLYTSGHIILQDKASCLPAFLLSPAAGSHVIDACAAPGNKTSHLAAILKNKGQIFAFDVDTKRLATMNTMLMRAGVTGFQLAQQDFLTVDPGDPKYSKVTYILLDPSCSGSGMVNRVPREEAAPSAERLQALAGFQRKVLSHALSFPALQRLVYSTCSLHQEENEEVVQAVLQEQGSAFRLVNAFPSWPCRGLAAFPGAESCLRASPADTLTHGFFVAVLERCGEGAAAPSSLPAAAENPQHGKGTEPGAAPKKRKRKKQRVKE is encoded by the exons ATGGCGCTTTACAGCGCGGCCGCCGCCGTCCTGACCGGGCTGGAGCGGGGCGATGGCGGGATCAAGACCCTGGTGTACAACAGCAGCTTCCCG CACGTCCGGCAGCTGTATGCCCTGGTGTCCGAGACCCTCCGCTACTCCCCGGTACTGGAGAAGCTGCTGGCCGGCGCCGCGCTGCTGCAGGCCGAGAAGAAGCTGCCCCCACAGCTGGCGAAG GTGCTGGTATACGACCTGCTCTTTGGCAAGGGCCTGAAGTGTGGGGGCCGCTGGAAGGCACTGGCCCGGCGGCACCGGGCCCGGCTGGAGGCCGAGCTGGCCCGCCTGAAGGTGCAGCAGAAGGTGAGCCGCAACGAGGATCTCCTGGCCCCGGCACAGGCAGTGAGCCCCGGAG cctcccAGGTACCGCGCTACGTCCGAGTCAACACCCTGAAGACTTGTGTGGACAACGTGATTGACTTCTTCAAGCGCCAGGGCTACTCCTTCCTGGGCAAGGCAGCCAG TGTGGAGGAACTGAGGGCCCTCTCCGGGAAGAAATTTTTGCTGGATCTTCACCTCCCGGAGCTGCTGGTTTTCCCTCCGCAGACGGACTTCCACGACAACCTGCTGTACACTTCAGGACACATAATTCTGCAGGACAAg gccagctgcctccctgccttcctcctcagccctgctgccggCTCCCACGTCATCGATGCCTGTGCTGCCCCGGGGAACAAGACCAGCCACCTGGCTGCCATCCTGAAGAACAAGGG CCAGATCTTTGCCTTTGACGTGGACACCAAGCGCCTGGCCACCATGAACACCATGCTGATGCGGGCTGGGGTCACTGGCTTCCAGCTGGCCCAGCAGGACTTCCTGACCGTGGATCCTGGAGACCCCAAGTACAGCAAGGTGACCTATATCCTCCTCGACCCGTCCTGCAGCGGCTCAG GGATGGTGAACCGGGTGCCGAGGGAGGAGGCTGCCCCGAGCGCTGAGCGGCTGCAGGCGCTGGCCGGCTTCCAGCGCAAGGTCTTGAGCCATGCCCTGAGCTTCCCAGCTCTCCAGCGCCTGGTCTACTCCACCTGCTCGCTGCACCAGGAGGAGAACGAGGAGGTGGTGCAGGccgtgctgcaggagcagggctcaGCCTTCAG GCTGGTGAACGCCTTCCCTTCCTGGCCCTGCCGAGGACTTGCTGCCTTCCCTGGGGCAGAGAGCTGCCTCCGCGCCTCTCCTGCAGACACACTCACCCACGGCTTCTTTGTAGCTGTCCTGGAGCggtgtggggaaggggctgctgcCCCCAG CTCTCTGCCTGCGGCAGCTGAGAACCCGCAGCACGGAAAGGGAACggagccaggagcagctcccaagaagaggaagaggaaaaagcagcgGGTGAAGGAGTGA
- the NSUN5 gene encoding 28S rRNA (cytosine-C(5))-methyltransferase isoform X2: protein MALYSAAAAVLTGLERGDGGIKTLVYNSSFPHVRQLYALVSETLRYSPVLEKLLAGAALLQAEKKLPPQLAKVLVYDLLFGKGLKCGGRWKALARRHRARLEAELARLKVQQKVSRNEDLLAPAQAPAPPASQVPRYVRVNTLKTCVDNVIDFFKRQGYSFLGKAASVEELRALSGKKFLLDLHLPELLVFPPQTDFHDNLLYTSGHIILQDKASCLPAFLLSPAAGSHVIDACAAPGNKTSHLAAILKNKGQIFAFDVDTKRLATMNTMLMRAGVTGFQLAQQDFLTVDPGDPKYSKVTYILLDPSCSGSGMVNRVPREEAAPSAERLQALAGFQRKVLSHALSFPALQRLVYSTCSLHQEENEEVVQAVLQEQGSAFRLVNAFPSWPCRGLAAFPGAESCLRASPADTLTHGFFVAVLERCGEGAAAPSSLPAAAENPQHGKGTEPGAAPKKRKRKKQRVKE, encoded by the exons ATGGCGCTTTACAGCGCGGCCGCCGCCGTCCTGACCGGGCTGGAGCGGGGCGATGGCGGGATCAAGACCCTGGTGTACAACAGCAGCTTCCCG CACGTCCGGCAGCTGTATGCCCTGGTGTCCGAGACCCTCCGCTACTCCCCGGTACTGGAGAAGCTGCTGGCCGGCGCCGCGCTGCTGCAGGCCGAGAAGAAGCTGCCCCCACAGCTGGCGAAG GTGCTGGTATACGACCTGCTCTTTGGCAAGGGCCTGAAGTGTGGGGGCCGCTGGAAGGCACTGGCCCGGCGGCACCGGGCCCGGCTGGAGGCCGAGCTGGCCCGCCTGAAGGTGCAGCAGAAGGTGAGCCGCAACGAGGATCTCCTGGCCCCGGCACAGGCA CcggctcccccagcctcccAGGTACCGCGCTACGTCCGAGTCAACACCCTGAAGACTTGTGTGGACAACGTGATTGACTTCTTCAAGCGCCAGGGCTACTCCTTCCTGGGCAAGGCAGCCAG TGTGGAGGAACTGAGGGCCCTCTCCGGGAAGAAATTTTTGCTGGATCTTCACCTCCCGGAGCTGCTGGTTTTCCCTCCGCAGACGGACTTCCACGACAACCTGCTGTACACTTCAGGACACATAATTCTGCAGGACAAg gccagctgcctccctgccttcctcctcagccctgctgccggCTCCCACGTCATCGATGCCTGTGCTGCCCCGGGGAACAAGACCAGCCACCTGGCTGCCATCCTGAAGAACAAGGG CCAGATCTTTGCCTTTGACGTGGACACCAAGCGCCTGGCCACCATGAACACCATGCTGATGCGGGCTGGGGTCACTGGCTTCCAGCTGGCCCAGCAGGACTTCCTGACCGTGGATCCTGGAGACCCCAAGTACAGCAAGGTGACCTATATCCTCCTCGACCCGTCCTGCAGCGGCTCAG GGATGGTGAACCGGGTGCCGAGGGAGGAGGCTGCCCCGAGCGCTGAGCGGCTGCAGGCGCTGGCCGGCTTCCAGCGCAAGGTCTTGAGCCATGCCCTGAGCTTCCCAGCTCTCCAGCGCCTGGTCTACTCCACCTGCTCGCTGCACCAGGAGGAGAACGAGGAGGTGGTGCAGGccgtgctgcaggagcagggctcaGCCTTCAG GCTGGTGAACGCCTTCCCTTCCTGGCCCTGCCGAGGACTTGCTGCCTTCCCTGGGGCAGAGAGCTGCCTCCGCGCCTCTCCTGCAGACACACTCACCCACGGCTTCTTTGTAGCTGTCCTGGAGCggtgtggggaaggggctgctgcCCCCAG CTCTCTGCCTGCGGCAGCTGAGAACCCGCAGCACGGAAAGGGAACggagccaggagcagctcccaagaagaggaagaggaaaaagcagcgGGTGAAGGAGTGA
- the POM121 gene encoding nuclear envelope pore membrane protein POM 121 — translation MPGGRGWRAAQLGAARRGSAVMAGGGPGAGRWGRRGTAALAAALALALALACLLLRGALVGAAALGAAGAWCAMRPGPPAPRPPGKVAANGGPAAASGRPVRAPPRRLGLGAPPASPRCPPQAPRRRYPLPQARSAVPVGLPAARWEGCSPRSAPWARRAGPLRSPVTVRIARPAAGLARSPALEQLISPVAFPANNSLDPCAKETVLNAIKESRKRAVEEEEEEDQAFGNDQESKRRRHDSSGSGQSAFEPLVANGAPASLIPKPGSLKRSLVSHCPDDCSNKRSRTSSMSSLNNTYAGGIPSSIRNAIASSYSSSRGLSQLWKRSGMSVSPLSSPASSRSQTPEWPLKKAREEELHRSNTSTPVKSDKEMQTEKAVETPVRKKQNSLSPPSVSGSSGKRKRKIQLLSSRRGDQLALPPPPQLGYSITSEDLDAEKKAALQWFNKVLEDKADAVPSTTAETTPVSRPLAFTVTSPGPAPASTAPAPASTNSLLDSLKKMQSSQAAPVPADSTGTAVVSQPPSSAAQPPTPAVSLESSSLPATSADTKPVPVLSTPAPTAAPALGAQAPSSLAPPVFTELGQTPSKPPSFPKPSILFGMLNTPPASQPAMTAATAAPTTTTAVPATTPVFKPIFGALPKSESTAPCTAVVSATVTVSASSGPSSTSSTTTMFKPIFGSVTTASSPAKASPFAFKPASQPASATDLPAASTTTLAGFTGLPNVIFTTAATTATTQSSSTDATIKPVFSFGLNPPTSTGPTASLTVTAATSTSTSQPFLFGGSASSAPSTETSFATPGPVFQFGKPPPATVAATTSVPGGPAFGQAPSNSTAPTTTVGFSIFGGTTLTSSTPATTGQATLTFGSSVSAFGSSFSTSAKPPPPYPGAVSQPAFSTGAAETQPPASKPAAGPVSFGPPFSFGAPTAQSAAQPAFGSGAQPAFGTTSTQGSFGTSSTQAAFGTTTSVFSFGTATSTTASFGSTTQTTSSSTGTAVFGTTPSPFTFGATAQPGPSASAFGIGTPSLSSGSPAVAFSFGGGQSGAAPAATPFGSSLTQSTLGAQNQSTPFAFTVPSTPNNKPVFGGTPAPTFGQSTPIPGAVGSGSSSLSFGTPSTPASGFGGVGASFGSSTPAFSIGAGSKTGARQRLQARRQHTRKK, via the exons ATGCCGGGCGGCCGCGGCTGGCGGGCGGCTCAgctcggcgcggcgcggcgcggctcggcggtgatggcggggggcgggccgggcgcggggcgctgggggcggcggggcacggcggcgctggcggcggcgcTGGCCCTGGCGCTGGCCCtggcctgcctgctgctgcggGGCGCGCTGGTGGGCGCGGCGGCGCTGGGTGCGGCGGGGGCCTGGTGCGCGatgcggcccggcccgcccgcgccgcgcccgcccggcAAAGTCGCCGCCAACgggggcccggccgccgcctcgGGCCGGCCCGTGagggccccgccgcgccgcctcgGCCTCGG GGCCCCGCCGGCctccccgcgctgcccgccgcaggccccgcgccgccgctaCCCGCTGCCGCAGGCCCGAAGCGCCGTACCGGTCGGCCTGCCCGCCGCTCGCTGGGAGGGCTGCTCGCCCAGGAGCGCGCCTTGGGCTCGCCGGGCCGGCCCTCTCCGCAGCCCCGTCACCGTGAGGATCGCCCGGCCGGCCGCCGGCCTGGCCCGCTCCCCAGC CCTGGAGCAGCTGATCTCGCCCGTGGCCTTCCCGGCCAACAACAGCCTGGACCCATGTGCAAAAGAGACTGTGCTGAATGCCATCAAGGAGAGCAGGAAGAgggctgtggaggaggaggaggaggaggaccaGGCTTTTGGGAACGATCAGGAGAGTAAGAGAAG GCGCCACGATAGCAGTGGAAGTGGGCAGTCAGCGTTTGAGCCGCTGGTAGCCAACGGTGCCCCCGCCTCTCTCATACCCAA GCCTGGCTCTCTGAAGAGGAGCCTTGTCTCACACTGCCCGGATGACTGCTCGAACAAGAGGTCACGCACCTCTTCCATGAGCTCCCTCAACAATACGTATGCTGGCGGGATCCCCAGCTCCATCCGCAACGCCATTGCCAGCTCCTACAGCTCCAGCCGGGGCCTCTCACAG CTGTGGAAGAGAAGTGGTATGAGCGTGTCCCCACTGTCCAGCCCAGCGTCTTCCCGCTCCCAGACACCGGAGTGGCCTCTCAAGAAAGCCAG GGAAGAGGAGTTGCATCGCTCCAACACTTCCACTCCAGTGAAATCGGACAAGGAGATGCAGACAGAGAAAG CGGTGGAGACGCCAGTGCGGAAGAAGCAGAATTCCCTGAGCCCGCCATCCGTGTCAGGGAGCAGTGGGAAGCGCAAGCGGAAGATCCAGTTGCTGTCGTCTCGCCGGGGGGACCAGCTGGCGCTG cccccgccgcctcAGCTGGGCTACTCCATCACGTCGGAGGACCTGGACGCAGAGAAGAAGGCAGCATTGCAGTGGTTCAACAAAGTCTTGGAGGATAAGGCTG ATGCGGTCCCCAGCACCACTGCAGAGACTACACCTGTGTCCAGGCCGCTAGCGTTCACCGTGACCTCCCCGGGGCCTGCGCCTGCCTCGacagctcctgccccagccagcaccaacTCGCTCCTGGACAGCCTGAAGAAGATGCAGAGCAGCCAGGCTGCGCCTGTGCCagcag ACTCCACTGGAACTGCTGTAGTGTCCCAGCCACCTTCATCAGCTGCACAGCCACCCACTCCTGCTGTATCGCTGGAGTCAAGTTCTCTGCCTGCCACCTCTGCCGACACCAAGCCTGTGCCCGTGTTGAGCACGCCTGCCCCTACTGCCGCCCCTGCCTTGGGGGCGCAGGCGCCCAGCAGCCTGGCACCTCCTGTGTTCACGGAGCTGGGCCAGACCCCCAGCAAGCCTCCCTCCTTCCCGAAGCCAAGCATCCTATTTGGGATGCTGAATACCCCTcctgccagccagccagcaaTGACTGCGGCCACTGCTGCGCCCACCACGACCACTGCTGTGCCCGCCACGACCCCTGTCTTCAAACCCATCTTTGGTGCTTTGCCAAAAAGCGAGAGCACAGCACCCTGTACGGCTGTTGTCTCCGCCACAGTCACCGTGTCTGCGAGCTCAGGCCCTTCCTCGACatcctccaccaccaccatgtTCAAGCCTATCTTCGGCAGCGTCACCACAGCTTCATCTCCAGCGAAGGCCTCTCCTTTCGCCTTCAAACCAGCGTCACAGCCAGCCTCGGCCACAGATCTGCCAGCAGCCTCCACGACTACCCTGGCAGGATTCACAGGTCTCCCTAATGTCATTTTCACCACCGCAGCTACCACTGCCACCACACAGAGTTCCTCCACAGATGCCACCATTAAACCCGTCTTCAGCTTCGGACTCAACCCGCCCACCTCCACTGGCCCCACCGCCAGCCTGACCGTCACTGCTGCCACGTCCACCAGCACGTCGCAGCCCTTTCTGTTTGGGGGCTCGGCCAgctcagctcccagcacagAAACCAGCTTTGCCACCCCAGGGCCTGTGTTCCAGTTTGGAAAGCCACCTCCAGCCACGGTCGCTGCCACCACCAGTGTCCCAGGAGGCCCTGCCTTTGGCCAAGCACCTTCAAACTCGACGGCTCCTACCACCACTGTGGGCTTCAGCATATTTGGAGGCACCACGCTGACCTCTTCTACCCCAGCCACCACAGGTCAAGCAACGTTGACATTTGGCTCCTCCGTCTCAGCTTTTGGCAGCTCCTTCAGCACAAGCGCGAAGCCGCCGCCGCCATATCCCGGTGCAGTGAGTCAGCCTGCCTTCAGCACCGGTGCTGCGGAGACCCAGCCGCCCGCCAGCAAGCCCGCTGCTGGCCCCGTCAGCTTTGGCCCCCCGTTCAGTTTTGGAGCCCCCACGGCCCAGTCTGCTGCTCAGCCGGCATTCGGTAGCGGTGCTCAGCCAGCCTTTGGCACAACCAGCACCCAGGGTTCCTTCggcaccagcagcacccaggcagcGTTCGGGACCACCACGTCAGTCTTCTCTTTCGGGACAGCCACCTCCACCACTGCCAGCTTCGGTTCCACCACCCAGACCACAAGCAGCAGCACCGGCACCGCCGTCTTTGGCACCACCCCTTCTCCTTTCACCTTTGGGGCGACCGCCCAGCCGGGCCCCTCCGCCAGCGCCTTCGGGATCGGCACACCCTCCCTGAGCAGTGGCTCTCCTGCCGTGGCGTTCAGCTTTGGGGGTGGGCAGAGCggagcagccccggcagcaACACCGTTTGGCTCTTCCCTGACTCAGAGCACGCTGGGTGCGCAGAATCAGAGCACGCCCTTTGCCTTCACCGTGCCCAGCACGCCCAACAACAAGCCCGTGTTCGGAG GAACTCCTGCGCCCACCTTCGGGCAAAGCACGCCCATCCCAGGAGCAGTGGGGAGCGGAAGCAGTAGTCTTTCCTTCGGGACGCCCAGCACTCCTGCCTCGGGCTTCGGAGGAGTCGGCGCTTCCTTTG GTTCATCCACCCCCGCCTTTTCCATCGGGGCAGGATCCAAGACGGGCGCTCGCCAGCGGCTGCAGGCACGGAGACAGCACACCCGCAAAAAGTAA